tgagatttacatcggAGAGATTGTCTGCCTTCACGGTgtgccagtgtccatcatttcagatcgatacacgcagtttacatcgcagttttggagagccgtgcaacgagagttgggcactcaggttgagttgagtacaacatttcacccttatacAGACgtacagtctgagcgcactattcagatatgagaggacatgttacgcgcttgtgtcattaattttggggcttcatgggatcagtttctgccACTCGCgtagttttcctacaacaatagctaccagtccatCATTCAGATGGTGCCGTATGAggatttgtatgggaggcggtgtagatctccggtaggttggtttgagccggacgAGACcaggctattgggtactgacttggtttaggatgcattggacaaggttaaattgattcaggagtGGCTTTGCATGGCGCAGTCTAGACAAAAGAGCTATGCCAACAGGAAGGTCTGTGATGTTGCTTACATGGTTGGGAAGAAAgtcttgttgaaggtttcacccatgaagggtgttatgagatatGGGAAGAAGGACAAGTTTAGCCCTCGAGTTATTGGGTCGattaaggtgcttcggaggattggagagATGGCTTACGAGCTTTTCTTGCCACCTAGTTtctcgagtgtgcatccagtatttcttgtttctatgctccgaaagtatgtcagcgatccgtctcatattttggatttcagtacagttcagttggatggtgatttgacttatgatgtggagtctGTGGGCAATTTGGAtgggcaggttcgaaagttgagatcaaattATATAGCTTCACtaaaggtgcagtggagaggttagcccgtTGAGGAGgatacttgggagaccgagcaggagatgcgaatcagatatccacacctatttgagactccaagtATACTTCtcgacccgttcgaggacgaacgtttgtttaagagagggaggatgtaatgacatggccagtcgttttgagagttgtagccatGTTTCCCCATTTACTGCTCATTTTATGCTTTACTTTTGTTTTACGACTTATCGGGTTAGTCGGTTCGGGTCCGGAAGGACTTCAGAATGAATTGAGACGCTTAGCCTTATAatggaaagcttaagttggaaaagtttaccggatgttaacttatgtgtaaacggcctggaattgagttttgatggttctgttagctccgttggatgatttcggacttaggagtgtgtccagaTTGTGACTTAGAGGTCTGcagtggaattaggcttgaaatagaaaaagttgaattttttgattaaatttgaccgggagtggactttttgatatcgaggtcggattccaatttcggaaattggagcagatccgttgtgtcatttgtgacttgtgtgcaaaatttgaggtcaatcggacgtgatttgatagatttaGGCGTCGTTTGTAGAAATtggaagtttcaaagttcattaggcttgaattggagtgcgattcatgtttttgattttgtttgaggtgatttgaaggTTCGACAAAGTTCGTATAATGTTATGGGACTtgatggcatgtttggttgaggtcccgggggccttggatgagtttcgggtggttaacgggtcAAGAATTGAAGTTGGGCGACTACTGAAGTTGAGTTTGCAAGTTTTTAGCTGATCTAGTTTCCTTATACGCGATCGCGGGGGCAGGTCCATGATCGCGTAGGCTAAATAGGTCACTGATGGAATTttccctacgcgttcgcgagtagagAGCTACAATCGCGTAGATTTAAGTATCAGTGCATCACGAACGCGTGGGCtaggccgcgttcgcgaagaggaagtgAGGTAGGAGCTGGGACCACGCGTTTTGCTCATCGCGAATGTGTGAGGTCATTCGCGATCGCCTAAGCCAGAGGGTTAGTTTACCGCGTTCACGTGGAGAATTCTGCATTCGCGTAGAGTTAATTTGTGCGGCAGCATAGTtctgcttcgcgatcgcgagttATGTTCCGCAATCGCGATGAAGGCATATCTGCGCAGAATAAAAGATTCAAAAACGAGAGTTTTGAGTTCATAACATAAAATTGAATTAGAAACTCGGTAGAaggcgatttttggagagatTCTTGCATGGGTGTTTGGAGTAAGTGATTCCTATCTAATTTTGGTCAATTTCCATGATTATGCCTTTGAttccatcatttaatttgtgattttgggtggaaaattggggaaaatgaatGAAAGTTCTTAGGCTagatttttgaggttttgaaagggattttgatatcggattggagtaaatttagtatggttagactcgaggttgaatggactttcgatttttgtgagttttgttgtaTTCctagacgtgggtccgggggccGGTTTTGAGccgattttgaatttttgattaaaACTTCGtatttttcttatggaattgatgCCTTAGCCCGTGTTAATCGTATTgtattgtttgtggctagattcgagacgTTCAAAGGCTGATTTGCGAGGCAAAGGAGTATTAGAGTAGGGATTTTGCTCAGATTGAGGTAAATAACAATTCTAAAtttggttttgagggtatgaaaccctaaatttgtatgttatgtgattagtttggaggtgatgcacatgctaggtgacgggcgtgtggacATGTACCATAGGAATTGAGACTTGATCTATTCCATGAAAATTGTGAATTTGAATAACTTGTTGCTAGCTATATATTCtccatgtgttatagaaatttaACTGCAAATCATGTTAGAAAACATGTTTAGACCATGTGTTGATACTATTAGAGCCCACAGAGGCCGTGTATATATTGAATTACCTGTTATTTGTTATTTGCACTCAGTCTCAGGTTCTTCTTGTATATCATATCTCATACTTATTAATCTTTGTTGATACATCATGTTATTGTTGTTTGGACTGATTTTCATGACTTTTGAGGGCTCGAGAGACTGGAAAGGTTGGTGACTGAGTTAGGGCCTGAGTCACCGAGATATGAGTGATATGTATATATGTGGATCGAATTTCACGCCGCAACGAGCCTCAAGACTGTATATGTGTGGATTGGGTTATACGCCACAACGAGCCTTAGGGTTGtatatgtgtggatcgggttgtacgccgcaacaagcCTTATGGCTATTTATATattgatgggatcgggctgcgcgccgcagcgatatagcgcttgggctgaaggagcccctccggagtttgtacacccccactgagcgcaggtacctattgagtacGAGTGTTGAGTGCCAGGTGCTGATATATTCAGAAAGATTGAGTGATTGTTGCTCTGAGAGGATGCTCTTGATGTCATTATTGTTGCACTTAGCTGCCATATATCACTGTTTGAAAGTTTTCTGAAAGATGTTATATTCTGTTTTACTCGAATTCGATACAAGATAGCTAATTTGGCATAAATTGTCGAAATTGAAAGCATGCATATTTTTTCCTATGTCGAAAATTAGTGAAATTTGAACTATAATTGTGTAGCTTGTCACTATCTTTCAGTTTTTTTATTTAGTATTGTTACTTAGTAAGTTGGTTGTACTCGCGCTACACCctacactttatgtgcagatccaggtattttcgGACACGATCGGTGTTGATACCTTGTGCAGCTGATCTTTGGAGACTTTGAGGTAGTTGCCCGGCATTCGCAGCCCTTGTTTTCTCCTtcactatcttttcttttcattGTTTTTCTAGCTTCGGACTATGTTAGACAGTGTATTCCAGACTTGTGACACTTAGATTCTCATCTACTCTGTGCACCCCGATTTAGGAGTTATTCCGCATTGTGTTTGGATCGTTTATCTTGTTTATGAGAAAATTGATATTTAAACTGCATTAAACCCATTTTTGTCAAAAGTGTtagaatttttcaaaaattccggCTTGTCTAGTAGTACGAGAGATGTCATCACAACAGGTtaagattttgggtcgtgacatccttCCATTGACTGAAGTGGAGAGTCAACGTTCCGTGCAAGGCAATCTTTcattaaaaacaaaacaaaaaagaaagccTGATCATAAACGTTACAATATCTTTGCTATACAACGAGATGCGCTGATATTACAAAGGCTTTTTTGCCACACAATATCTTTGACCAAAATGAAGAAAGAAGGAAGTAATTTCAATCTTATCATGAATTCATTAACGTCACATTGAAATTTATGTTTTCTACGTTAAAATTTAGCATAATTTGCAGGTCGCTTGCATTAACGATTTTCCAAATTAATTTGCCATGCTATTCATCTAGTTTGTGCCATTTATCGTACCATTGTTTTTGAGTTCTTGCGCTCGTTTTAAATTGTTCGTGAAGAAAGAGTAAAACAAGGTGCAAACTCTAACCCAAACGGACAGTTGCATAAAAAATATTTGTGGGATATCTCTTTTTGCTCATGAACAGTAACTCCAAGAATTTTTAACGGGTGCAAATTTAACACCATTGATCAAAATATTAAGTACTTGTGATTGTACAAACTCACCCCCTAAAGAGTAATTAGATGGGGTTTCTTTCTGATTTATTAAATTTAACTATCCACTTAATGGCCTAACTTAGTTGCTCAACCAAGCTTGGTCATCATCATCTTCAGTAGTGTCCGATTAAATAAAGACTAGCTCGGCGCACTAAACTCCTGTGCAAGTGATCCAGAAGGGCCAGCTCAGCACTATAAGCTTATTGTGCGCGTGATCCAGACTCTAGAGAAGGGTTGGATAACATTAGGGCTTTTGTACGTAGTCTTACTTTTTATCTCTTCGGTGGTGGTTCACTGATAATTTCCaagtaaaaaaatatataagaaaagaTCATCAACTCAAGTCCTTAAATTGTTTTATCTGAACATTGATATTAGGGAGCAAAAATCCTCTTCATCACAAGGGATAGTAAGTCCCATATCATGGTTGAAtccaaattcttcttcaacccttTGAAGCAAATTTTGAAATTCATGATATGTCAACCAAGAAATAGGAATTATGTATCTGCTCCTATTTTCACCCACATACACTACAAAGTGGCCTTTTGGGACATCTTGAGGGTATCCATTCTCATTCTTTCCAAAGCTTGAACACCTTATCATAATTTGTTTGAAGGCTGCAGTTTGAGTAAACTGTTTGCTTGATTTCTTTAGAGCCATTTTGGTTCTAGCTATGAGAAGAATTAAGGGGGGAAAAAGGTTCAATTGGTGTGGCTTAaagttttgttttttgaattgtgTGGGGAAGAATTGGAAGAAAGGAGAGTATTTATGGGGAGAGATGGAAATACAAAGGCACATGGAGTGTGTGGGAACAAAGGAACTAAATAGGTTTGTTTAGGGATTAGTCTTGTATAAGGGCATTGAgtcttttttgttctttcttccattGGTCCTATGCCCTACTTTTGTCACCCCACGTAAAAACACTAGATTGGACCACTCACCTCCCTATAGCTAACCTAACACCAAAAATGCAGCCCTGGTGaccttttctttaatctttaataAAAGGCCAGCTCGGTATACTTAGGCTTTCGATGTGTGTAGTGTTTGGAGAAGGGACGAATCACATTGAATGTATTGTATGTAAAAGTGTTTTGCATGTTTTGTACAAAATTATTTTCATGACTTGATTCTGTAACCTTACATAAAAATAACTTTTCTAGTTGCACTAAGGCTTTGATTGGTAAAAGGTTTTAATATAATCTAAATAACAATGGTGAAGTTCTCTCTGTATAATCTATAGGTCACGAATTCGAGTCGTAGAAGCAGTTATTAATTTTTGTGTTATATTaggttgtctacatcacacctTTTTAAAATATAGCCCTTACCCGTTCCTTACGTGAATGCAGAGTATTTTGTGCACTaaactgttttttttttataaatagcaACGAAGTTATGAAGAATTATTTTGCAAGTAAGTAGTCGTGGTAGGAGCCACGATAGTACATAGAGGGTAATGAGGGTACATTTTGTAC
This genomic stretch from Nicotiana sylvestris chromosome 9, ASM39365v2, whole genome shotgun sequence harbors:
- the LOC138878607 gene encoding uncharacterized protein — its product is MAQSRQKSYANRKVCDVAYMVGKKVLLKVSPMKGVMRYGKKDKFSPRVIGSIKVLRRIGEMAYELFLPPSFSSVHPVFLVSMLRKYVSDPSHILDFSTVQLDGDLTYDVESVGNLDGQVRKLRSNYIASLKVQWRG
- the LOC104217018 gene encoding protein SMALL AUXIN UP-REGULATED RNA 9-like; its protein translation is MALKKSSKQFTQTAAFKQIMIRCSSFGKNENGYPQDVPKGHFVVYVGENRSRYIIPISWLTYHEFQNLLQRVEEEFGFNHDMGLTIPCDEEDFCSLISMFR